From the Engraulis encrasicolus isolate BLACKSEA-1 chromosome 18, IST_EnEncr_1.0, whole genome shotgun sequence genome, the window CAGACTGTAGTCCACGTGTTGTGTGGCCGCCAGGATCACCTCCCTCAGACTCTCCAGGAACACCATGTGAAGCTCGGGGGAGTACAGCTTCAGACCCTCCTCCAGGAAACTCATCATCTGCTTGGTGAAGGCCACCACGGTGTAGCTGAGGTTCACCCAGCAGTCGTCTCCTGTGTACTGCTCGAAGTTGCCGACGCCACAGCTTCGCATCTCCTCCTTCAGCTTGGCCAGGGCCTCGGGGGTCATGAGGTTCATCCGTCGCCACATCTCCTCGGAGTTGCGGTGCTTGGTGGCCTCGATGATGATGTCCTTGTAGCTGAGGAGGGCGGATCGGATGTCCTTCACCAGCAGGGACTGAAGGATGAAGGTGAGGTCCAGGCCTATCTCGCTCAGCTGCGTGCAGTGTTCTTTGGCGACTTTGACACACTCGGAGGCCGTGGAGAGGCTCTCCTTGCTGTCAAACACCTGCTTGCTGAAAGCGTCGACAAACATCTTCATAGCAGAGCGTGACCAGACCACAAAGGCTGAGTAGCAGCCAGTGTTGCCCTTGAAGTCCATCTCAAACTCCTTTGCGGTCTCCAGCAGACTCGTGAAGAAGATGTTGCAGAGCTTGTGTATGTAGAGAAGCGTGGCCCCCTCAATGCGCAGCTGTCGGATGGCTGTCTGCACAGCTACTGCACGGTTTTTAAGAAACAGCTCACAGGCCTTGGTGGACTGGCCCAACCGAATCAGCTGCGACACAGCCCTCCGCGTCGCTTTCGGTCCACCTCTGAGTGAGCGGTCAGGGGAAAGTTCAAACACCAGCACATCGGTGAGACGTCGCACTCGCTCATCCACTTTGCCTCTTAGCTCCTTCACACGTGGGGTCACAGCCTCGTCCTTCAGATACTCGTTTAGTTTGTCTAGGAGATCCACGGCTCCCTCAAAGTCCCGTTGAGCAATGCACACATCAAGGTCCTCTGGGAGCTCCTGTATCCACTCTGGGCTTAGATCTACAGCTTCTTCAGACTCCAAAGGTTCGTCTACATCGAAAGGATTGGTGGACACCTCCTGTCTCACCGGGGAGTTGggcacctcctcctctttctttttcagCTCTTTggtgttctttttcttcttggtTTCCTCGAGTATTTCAagccattctttttttattttactgttttcTGCTTGAAAGATGCGACTATCTGGGAACATCAAGATTTTGAACATGTCTTTCATTGGAGGGTTGTCTTTAACATTGACCACAGCATAGCTTTCCAGATCATACAGCGCATTGTACTTGTATTTGACTGCACCCCGTCGGTTGGGCAACCATGTAGCAATTAGCAGACAGTCGTTCATGAGAAAAGCGTGCACTCTCTGGATCTGAGACATGTTGTCGACATCATACTCAAACAAGTCACCATTATACACCAAATACCTTCCTGGAGTTTCTTCCATTATATTCTTACATCCTTCAACTTTCTCGAGCAGTGTTGTAAGGGTTCTCTGTTTTACCTCCTCCGTTTCTTTGGGGAATGCAGTCAACATTTCCTTCGCAGTTTCGTCCTTATCTGTTGACAGGAGTGTCTGGGTTATGCTCTCCATTATGCTCTTCTGCTCCGTGAGAATATGACTCAACTGATACATCTCACTCTCCAGATATGAAATCTCCTTGGCCGTCTCGATAAACTGTCTGTAGTTTTTGTAGACATTTTTCTTGAGATTCTGCGCTGTCTCGTCTGCCAAATTCTGGATCTTTTGACGATGCTCTTGCAGGTCTCTGTCGCCATCAGACTGTT encodes:
- the exoc8 gene encoding exocyst complex component 8, with product MSDTHSKLRKQLESPNFDPQNHVKQLSQQSDGDRDLQEHRQKIQNLADETAQNLKKNVYKNYRQFIETAKEISYLESEMYQLSHILTEQKSIMESITQTLLSTDKDETAKEMLTAFPKETEEVKQRTLTTLLEKVEGCKNIMEETPGRYLVYNGDLFEYDVDNMSQIQRVHAFLMNDCLLIATWLPNRRGAVKYKYNALYDLESYAVVNVKDNPPMKDMFKILMFPDSRIFQAENSKIKKEWLEILEETKKKKNTKELKKKEEEVPNSPVRQEVSTNPFDVDEPLESEEAVDLSPEWIQELPEDLDVCIAQRDFEGAVDLLDKLNEYLKDEAVTPRVKELRGKVDERVRRLTDVLVFELSPDRSLRGGPKATRRAVSQLIRLGQSTKACELFLKNRAVAVQTAIRQLRIEGATLLYIHKLCNIFFTSLLETAKEFEMDFKGNTGCYSAFVVWSRSAMKMFVDAFSKQVFDSKESLSTASECVKVAKEHCTQLSEIGLDLTFILQSLLVKDIRSALLSYKDIIIEATKHRNSEEMWRRMNLMTPEALAKLKEEMRSCGVGNFEQYTGDDCWVNLSYTVVAFTKQMMSFLEEGLKLYSPELHMVFLESLREVILAATQHVDYSLRCEQESEKKAFIMQNAVFLHEIVLPVVERRFEEGVGKPAKQLQDLKKNLRAMQVNPASTMSVV